Proteins co-encoded in one Amphiura filiformis unplaced genomic scaffold, Afil_fr2py scaffold_430, whole genome shotgun sequence genomic window:
- the LOC140145587 gene encoding uncharacterized protein, whose protein sequence is MHESFRTFIKRKPQDKNAKVENFCPAMEEANPICPLAQSELEEMMCDVMGDKPYPKRRLRSFQVDSKSIVVCYKSGREEILEQDEKKRVDDGVVVTFDTPEGPCFKGT, encoded by the exons AT GCATGAGTCATTTCGCACATTCATCAAAAGAAAGCCACAAGACAAAAATGCGAAag TGGAAAACTTTTGTCCAGCTATGGAAGAGGCCAATCCAATCTGTCCGCTTG CCCAGTCAGAATTGGAGGAAATGATGTGTGATGTGATGGGTGATAAGCCATATCCTAAGAGGAGACTAAGGTCGTTCCAAGTGGACAGTAAGAGTATTGTTGTATGTTATAAGTCAGGGAGAGAGGAAATCTTAGAGCAGGACGAGAAGAAAAGGGTGGACGATGGAGTGGTCGTCACATTTGACACGCCGGAAGGTCCTTGTTTCAAAGGTACATGA